The Zootoca vivipara chromosome 16, rZooViv1.1, whole genome shotgun sequence genome has a segment encoding these proteins:
- the C9orf72 gene encoding guanine nucleotide exchange factor C9orf72 homolog, protein MSALCPPPSPAVAKTEIALNGESPLLAATFAYWDNILGPRVRHIWAPKTDQQLLSDGEITFLANHTLNGEILRNAESGAIDVKFFVLAEKGVIIVSLIFDGNWNGDRSTYGLSIILPQSELGFYLPLHRVCVDRLTHIIRKGRIWMHKERQEHIQKAVLEGTERMEDQGQSIIPMLTGEVIPVMELLSSMKSHSVPEEIDISDTVLSDDDIGDSCHEGFLLKAISSHLQTCGCSVVIGSSAEKVNKIVRTLCLFLTSAERKCSRLCRNETSFKYESGLFVQGLLKDGTGSFTLPFRQVMYAPYPTTHIDVDINTVKQMPPCHEHIYNQRRYMRSELTAFWRATSDEEMAQDTIIHTDESFTPDLNVFQDVLHQDTLVKAFLDQVFHLKPGLSLRRVFLAQFLLILHRKALTLIKYIEDDTQKGKKPFKSLRSLKIDLDLRAEGDLNIIMALAEKIKPGLHSFLFGRSFYTSVQEHDVLMTF, encoded by the exons ATGTCTGCTCTgtgtcctcctccttctcctgctgttgccAAGACTGAGATTGCCTTGAATGGAGAGTCCCCATTGCTGGCTGCTACTTTTGCCTACTGGGACAATATTCTTGGTCCCAGGGTCAGACACATCTGGGCCCCCAAAACAGACCAGCAGCTTCTCAGTGATGGAGAAATAACATTTCTTGCAAACCATACTCTGAATGGGGAAATACTTCGTAATGCAGAAAGTGGTGCAATAGAtgtgaagttttttgttttggctgagAAAGGAGTCATTATCGTGTCCTTAATTTTTGATGGGAATTGGAACGGGGACAGAAGTACATATGGACTATCGATAATCCTTCCACAAAGTGAGCTTGGCTTCTACCTTCCCCTTCACAGAGTATGTGTCGACAGGCTGAcacatattataagaaaaggacgGATATGGATGCACAAG GAAAGGCAAGAACACATTCAGAAGGCTGTCCTGGAGGGCACAGAGAGAATGGAAGACCAG GGCCAGAGCATCATTCCAATGCTGACAGGGGAAGTTATTCCTGTAATGGAGCTCCTTTCATCTATGAAATCACACAGTGTTCCAGAAGAAATAGAT ATAAGTGACACAGTGCTTAGCGATGATGACATTGGAGACAGCTGTCACGAAGGTTTCCTCCTTAA AGCCATCAGTTCACACTTGCAGACGTGTGGCTGCTCGGTAGTTATAGGAAGCAGTGCAGAAAAAGTTAATAAA ATAGTACGGACACTGTGCCTCTTTCTTACTTCAGCAGAGCGAAAGTGTTCTAGGCTGTGCAGAAATGAAACTTCCTTTAAGTATGAATCGGGGCTTTTTGTGCAAGGATTACTGAAG GATGGCACTGGAAGTTTTACATTGCCTTTCCGTCAAGTCATGTATGCTCCGTATCCTACCACGCACATTGATGTAGATATCAACACCGTGAAACAGATGCCTCCTTGCCATGAACATATCTATAATCAGCGGCGGTACATGAGATCGGAGCTCACAGCTTTCTGGAGAGCCACTTCAGATGAAGAGATGGCTCAGGATACCATTATCCATACAGACGAGAGCTTCACCCCTGATCT GAACGTTTTCCAAGATGTCCTTCACCAAGACACTTTAGTAAAAGCCTTTCTGGATCAG GTCTTTCATTTGAAACCTGGATTGTCCCTGAGGCGTGTGTTCCTCGCACAGTTCTTGTTAATCCTTCACCGAAAAGCCTTGACCCTAATCAAATATATAGAAGACGATAC gcaAAAAGGCAAGAAGCCTTTTAAATCGCTCCGTAGCTTGAAGATAGACCTGGACTTGAGGGCAGAGGGTGACCTTAACATAATAATGGCCTTAGCTGAGAAGATCAAGCCGGGATTGCATTCATTTCTGTTCGGCCGTTCTTTCTACACTAGCGTGCAAGAGCACGACGTTCTAATGACGTTCTAA
- the CASP2 gene encoding caspase-2 isoform X2, giving the protein MLGACGMQKCHQEALKKNRVSLAKQLVLKELMEHLIEKDVITEAMMEMIQGKSGSFSQNIEFLNLLPKRGPKAFSAFCEALQETKQQHLVEMLLSTIPSHSNGNARLNSGYEEKLPFPISESGISQKRPRWQLAEPMEHSLDDGDGPHYPQVKRCTLEFYHEHEHMAYKMKSHPRGLALILSNVHFSSETDLEFRSGGNVDQAALEMLYRHLGYQVVVRHDQTAQEMHKELENFSKLPVHRDVDSCIVSLLSHGIEGGVYGVDGKLLQLQEIFRLFDNANCPRLQNKPKMFFIQACRGDETDRGVDQIDGNERADSPGCEESDANKKENPKLRLPTCSDMICGYACLRGTAAMRNTKRGSWYVEALTSVFAEDSRKTHVADMLVKVNGMIKHREGHAPGTEFHRCKEMSEYCSTLCRDLYLFPGINSVI; this is encoded by the exons ATGCTAGGCGCATGTGGCATGCAGAAATGTCACCAAGAGGCTCTGAAAAAGAATCGTGTTTCCCTAGCAAAGCAGCTAGTTTTGAAGGAACTGATGGAACACCTCATAGAAAAGGATGTGATCACTGAAGCAATGATGGAGATGATACAG GGCAAGTCTGGAAGTTTTAGCCAAAACATAGAGTTCCTGAACCTGCTCCCAAAGAGGGGTCCCAAAGCCTTCTCTGCTTTCTGTGAAGCTTTACAAGAAACCAAACAGCAACACTTAGTGGAAATGCTCCTGAGCACCATTCCCAGCCATAGCAATGGGAATGCAAGG CTGAATTCTGGCTATGAGGAAAAGCTCCCATTTCCTATATCTGAATCAGGAATCTCTCAAAAAAGGCCACGGTGGCAACTTG CAGAACCAATGGAGCATTCCTTGGATGATGGAGATGGTCCTCACTATCCTCAGGTGAAGCGATGCACCCTAGAATTCTATCATGAGCATGAGCACATG GCATACAAGATGAAATCACACCCACGGGGCTTGGCGCTGATACTTAGCAATGTGCATTTTAGCAGTGAGACAGACCTAGAGTTCCGTTCTGGTGGCAATGTTGACCAAGCTGCCCTAGAAATGCTCTACAGACATCTTGGGTACCAAGTGGTGGTACGGCATGATCAGACTGCGCAG GAAATGCATAAGGAGTTGGAAAACTTTTCAAAGCTTCCAGTTCACCGAGAtgtagattcctgcattgtatcaCTTCTCTCACATGGCATAGAGGGTGGGGTCTATGGAGTGGATGGCAAACTGCTTCAG TTGCAGGAGATTTTCAGGCTCTTTGATAACGCAAACTGCCCTAGGCTTCAGAACAAGCCCAAAATGTTCTTCATTCAAGCATGCCGGGGAG ATGAGACAGACCGTGGAGTGGACCAAATAGATGGCAATGAGCGTGCTGACTCCCCAGGTTGCGAAGAAAGCGATGCCAACAAGAAAGAGAATCCCAAGCTGCGTCTTCCCACTTGCTCTGATATGATATGTGGTTATGCCTGTCTGAGAG GCACAGCTGCTATGAGAAACACCAAACGTGGGTCGTGGTATGTAGAGGCTCTGACCTCTGTGTTTGCTGAAGATTCTAGAAAAACACATGTGGCTGACATGCTTGTAAAG GTGAATGGAATGATCAAGCATCGAGAAGGTCATGCCCCAGGCACCGAGTTCCACCGCTGCAAGGAGATGTCAGAGTATTGTAGCACTCTTTGCAGGGACCTTTACTTGTTCCCAGGAATTAACTCTGTCATCTAA
- the CASP2 gene encoding caspase-2 isoform X1 — protein sequence MLGACGMQKCHQEALKKNRVSLAKQLVLKELMEHLIEKDVITEAMMEMIQGKSGSFSQNIEFLNLLPKRGPKAFSAFCEALQETKQQHLVEMLLSTIPSHSNGNARLNSGYEEKLPFPISESGISQKRPRWQLAEPMEHSLDDGDGPHYPQVKRCTLEFYHEHEHMEMHKELENFSKLPVHRDVDSCIVSLLSHGIEGGVYGVDGKLLQLQEIFRLFDNANCPRLQNKPKMFFIQACRGDETDRGVDQIDGNERADSPGCEESDANKKENPKLRLPTCSDMICGYACLRGTAAMRNTKRGSWYVEALTSVFAEDSRKTHVADMLVKVNGMIKHREGHAPGTEFHRCKEMSEYCSTLCRDLYLFPGINSVI from the exons ATGCTAGGCGCATGTGGCATGCAGAAATGTCACCAAGAGGCTCTGAAAAAGAATCGTGTTTCCCTAGCAAAGCAGCTAGTTTTGAAGGAACTGATGGAACACCTCATAGAAAAGGATGTGATCACTGAAGCAATGATGGAGATGATACAG GGCAAGTCTGGAAGTTTTAGCCAAAACATAGAGTTCCTGAACCTGCTCCCAAAGAGGGGTCCCAAAGCCTTCTCTGCTTTCTGTGAAGCTTTACAAGAAACCAAACAGCAACACTTAGTGGAAATGCTCCTGAGCACCATTCCCAGCCATAGCAATGGGAATGCAAGG CTGAATTCTGGCTATGAGGAAAAGCTCCCATTTCCTATATCTGAATCAGGAATCTCTCAAAAAAGGCCACGGTGGCAACTTG CAGAACCAATGGAGCATTCCTTGGATGATGGAGATGGTCCTCACTATCCTCAGGTGAAGCGATGCACCCTAGAATTCTATCATGAGCATGAGCACATG GAAATGCATAAGGAGTTGGAAAACTTTTCAAAGCTTCCAGTTCACCGAGAtgtagattcctgcattgtatcaCTTCTCTCACATGGCATAGAGGGTGGGGTCTATGGAGTGGATGGCAAACTGCTTCAG TTGCAGGAGATTTTCAGGCTCTTTGATAACGCAAACTGCCCTAGGCTTCAGAACAAGCCCAAAATGTTCTTCATTCAAGCATGCCGGGGAG ATGAGACAGACCGTGGAGTGGACCAAATAGATGGCAATGAGCGTGCTGACTCCCCAGGTTGCGAAGAAAGCGATGCCAACAAGAAAGAGAATCCCAAGCTGCGTCTTCCCACTTGCTCTGATATGATATGTGGTTATGCCTGTCTGAGAG GCACAGCTGCTATGAGAAACACCAAACGTGGGTCGTGGTATGTAGAGGCTCTGACCTCTGTGTTTGCTGAAGATTCTAGAAAAACACATGTGGCTGACATGCTTGTAAAG GTGAATGGAATGATCAAGCATCGAGAAGGTCATGCCCCAGGCACCGAGTTCCACCGCTGCAAGGAGATGTCAGAGTATTGTAGCACTCTTTGCAGGGACCTTTACTTGTTCCCAGGAATTAACTCTGTCATCTAA
- the CASP2 gene encoding caspase-2 isoform X3, with protein sequence MLGACGMQKCHQEALKKNRVSLAKQLVLKELMEHLIEKDVITEAMMEMIQGKSGSFSQNIEFLNLLPKRGPKAFSAFCEALQETKQQHLVEMLLSTIPSHSNGNARLNSGYEEKLPFPISESGISQKRPRWQLEPMEHSLDDGDGPHYPQVKRCTLEFYHEHEHMAYKMKSHPRGLALILSNVHFSSETDLEFRSGGNVDQAALEMLYRHLGYQVVVRHDQTAQEMHKELENFSKLPVHRDVDSCIVSLLSHGIEGGVYGVDGKLLQLQEIFRLFDNANCPRLQNKPKMFFIQACRGDETDRGVDQIDGNERADSPGCEESDANKKENPKLRLPTCSDMICGYACLRGTAAMRNTKRGSWYVEALTSVFAEDSRKTHVADMLVKVNGMIKHREGHAPGTEFHRCKEMSEYCSTLCRDLYLFPGINSVI encoded by the exons ATGCTAGGCGCATGTGGCATGCAGAAATGTCACCAAGAGGCTCTGAAAAAGAATCGTGTTTCCCTAGCAAAGCAGCTAGTTTTGAAGGAACTGATGGAACACCTCATAGAAAAGGATGTGATCACTGAAGCAATGATGGAGATGATACAG GGCAAGTCTGGAAGTTTTAGCCAAAACATAGAGTTCCTGAACCTGCTCCCAAAGAGGGGTCCCAAAGCCTTCTCTGCTTTCTGTGAAGCTTTACAAGAAACCAAACAGCAACACTTAGTGGAAATGCTCCTGAGCACCATTCCCAGCCATAGCAATGGGAATGCAAGG CTGAATTCTGGCTATGAGGAAAAGCTCCCATTTCCTATATCTGAATCAGGAATCTCTCAAAAAAGGCCACGGTGGCAACTTG AACCAATGGAGCATTCCTTGGATGATGGAGATGGTCCTCACTATCCTCAGGTGAAGCGATGCACCCTAGAATTCTATCATGAGCATGAGCACATG GCATACAAGATGAAATCACACCCACGGGGCTTGGCGCTGATACTTAGCAATGTGCATTTTAGCAGTGAGACAGACCTAGAGTTCCGTTCTGGTGGCAATGTTGACCAAGCTGCCCTAGAAATGCTCTACAGACATCTTGGGTACCAAGTGGTGGTACGGCATGATCAGACTGCGCAG GAAATGCATAAGGAGTTGGAAAACTTTTCAAAGCTTCCAGTTCACCGAGAtgtagattcctgcattgtatcaCTTCTCTCACATGGCATAGAGGGTGGGGTCTATGGAGTGGATGGCAAACTGCTTCAG TTGCAGGAGATTTTCAGGCTCTTTGATAACGCAAACTGCCCTAGGCTTCAGAACAAGCCCAAAATGTTCTTCATTCAAGCATGCCGGGGAG ATGAGACAGACCGTGGAGTGGACCAAATAGATGGCAATGAGCGTGCTGACTCCCCAGGTTGCGAAGAAAGCGATGCCAACAAGAAAGAGAATCCCAAGCTGCGTCTTCCCACTTGCTCTGATATGATATGTGGTTATGCCTGTCTGAGAG GCACAGCTGCTATGAGAAACACCAAACGTGGGTCGTGGTATGTAGAGGCTCTGACCTCTGTGTTTGCTGAAGATTCTAGAAAAACACATGTGGCTGACATGCTTGTAAAG GTGAATGGAATGATCAAGCATCGAGAAGGTCATGCCCCAGGCACCGAGTTCCACCGCTGCAAGGAGATGTCAGAGTATTGTAGCACTCTTTGCAGGGACCTTTACTTGTTCCCAGGAATTAACTCTGTCATCTAA